The following proteins come from a genomic window of Candidatus Obscuribacter sp.:
- a CDS encoding TolC family protein, translating into MQFRTKVNRLLLTTIAGSLCLSPALAQTTGGGVPSPGSYNTDAATSSPASSNASNLPPGSTALPPPNTSLDKVDAPPPDRPINPGAPGIGPVTGLSADQARVTGDASGLNPGLRRDDYEVINTQAESFRQKFLQGEAIELRLPMGDQLMPLSNTLPPIRLEASYTQPISLREVVQYCLDNNLDIRIQREVVSQNKWNSVGAFGRFLPDALMQYRSLYQEGSTLIGGTIPINFANPFVTVSAGYRFYGFRGGSVMFGALSNLHTFRASRNQYRATINDALLNLTRNYYELVRNQALLQIQTRAVEVSKAQVDLNRQLERAGTGTRFQVLQSETQLARDEQGLLTQEVDLRRAAIALATNLNLNATVNLLSVESEVRKVRLIDPSCDINRLINLAIINRPELKQFEELRIAAKRNIQVAAAPLYPQFQFLAQ; encoded by the coding sequence TTGCAATTTAGAACTAAAGTAAATCGACTTTTACTTACAACCATTGCTGGCAGTCTCTGTCTCAGCCCTGCTCTGGCGCAGACTACAGGTGGCGGCGTGCCTTCTCCCGGCAGCTACAACACTGATGCAGCTACAAGCAGCCCGGCTAGTAGCAATGCCAGCAATTTACCTCCCGGCTCCACAGCCCTACCCCCACCCAATACATCATTAGATAAAGTAGATGCGCCACCGCCTGACCGCCCTATAAACCCGGGGGCTCCGGGCATTGGTCCGGTCACTGGCTTATCCGCCGATCAAGCGAGAGTGACTGGTGACGCCAGCGGGCTCAATCCAGGGTTAAGACGAGATGACTATGAGGTCATTAATACTCAAGCTGAGAGTTTTCGTCAAAAATTCTTACAAGGTGAGGCCATCGAATTGCGCTTACCCATGGGCGATCAGCTCATGCCTTTATCCAATACATTGCCGCCAATCAGGCTGGAGGCCAGTTACACTCAGCCTATTTCGCTGAGAGAAGTGGTGCAATACTGCCTCGACAATAATCTCGACATCCGTATCCAGCGCGAAGTCGTCTCTCAAAATAAATGGAACTCGGTGGGCGCTTTTGGTCGCTTTTTGCCAGATGCTCTGATGCAGTACCGCAGTCTCTATCAAGAAGGTAGTACGCTCATTGGCGGTACCATTCCCATTAATTTTGCCAATCCCTTTGTCACTGTATCGGCAGGTTATCGCTTTTATGGCTTTAGAGGCGGTAGCGTCATGTTTGGCGCTCTCTCTAATTTGCATACCTTTAGAGCCAGTCGTAATCAATACCGTGCCACTATCAATGATGCCTTGCTCAACCTCACTCGCAATTATTATGAGCTGGTGCGCAATCAGGCCCTATTGCAGATTCAGACTAGAGCGGTAGAAGTATCAAAGGCGCAAGTCGATCTCAATAGACAACTGGAGCGGGCTGGCACCGGTACAAGATTTCAGGTCTTACAATCCGAAACCCAGCTGGCTCGCGATGAGCAGGGGCTTTTGACGCAAGAAGTAGACTTGCGCAGAGCGGCTATAGCGCTTGCAACCAATCTTAATTTAAATGCCACAGTCAATTTGCTCTCAGTCGAGTCAGAAGTACGCAAGGTGCGTCTAATCGACCCCAGCTGCGACATCAATCGCTTGATTAATCTGGCTATCATCAATCGTCCCGAACTCAAACAATTTGAAGAGCTGCGTATTGCCGCCAAGCGCAATATCCAGGTGGCCGCTGCTCCTCTTTATCCACAGTTTCAGTTTTTGGCTCAGTAG
- a CDS encoding N-acetylmuramoyl-L-alanine amidase, translating to MEVELGSKKIKLTPLATLRNALKNSHGKAPANPLNKGLETAYGQVFQRYPANSPDLYVGLYKIQPGDNFAGAHPVFTLKNASQSESVALGTTIEVINQPRMAHTVHDETIVRVAPELARLTPLPEGVRVLTDGYQKDSIRVLYKTGKHVWIKKEDLAFEDPAAPAPRATPTTIQVQKDSYGEIITLPLQERLPFIIEQSLTPNKLVLKLYGGTANTDWVYQAPENDTDSQLIENIAWKQPEDNVYELDLSLKAGRQWGYYADYDDNNLNLHIKYPPALTPLAQGNSGPRLAGLKVCIDPGHGGTESGALGPSGITEAEINLAIALKLKTLLEAEGVNVCMTRTEDTDVSLQDRVDFARDHKVDLLISVHNNALPDGRDPLKEHGTSTYRYQPQSVELARTLKNSMVKELGLPDLGARYQNLALCRPTAMQAVLLEVAFVVNPDEYSHLINNEWQAKAAKSMLNGMLSYFGRQ from the coding sequence GTGGAAGTTGAACTGGGCAGCAAAAAAATCAAGCTCACACCTCTCGCCACTCTGCGCAACGCCCTCAAAAATAGTCACGGTAAAGCCCCGGCCAACCCCCTCAACAAAGGTCTAGAAACAGCCTACGGGCAAGTTTTCCAGCGCTATCCAGCCAACTCGCCAGATCTCTATGTGGGCTTATATAAAATCCAGCCAGGTGATAATTTTGCCGGGGCTCATCCTGTCTTTACTCTCAAAAATGCCAGTCAGTCAGAGAGTGTCGCTCTCGGTACGACCATCGAAGTAATAAATCAACCGCGCATGGCTCATACAGTACACGACGAAACTATCGTGCGCGTCGCCCCCGAACTAGCCCGGCTTACGCCTTTGCCGGAGGGTGTCAGAGTCCTGACAGACGGCTATCAAAAAGACTCAATACGGGTACTCTACAAAACAGGCAAACATGTCTGGATCAAAAAAGAAGATCTAGCATTTGAAGACCCTGCTGCACCCGCACCACGGGCGACACCAACAACTATCCAGGTACAAAAAGACAGCTATGGCGAGATCATCACGTTACCCTTGCAGGAGCGGCTGCCTTTTATCATCGAACAGAGTCTCACGCCCAACAAACTAGTGCTCAAGCTCTATGGCGGCACAGCTAACACTGACTGGGTTTATCAGGCTCCCGAAAACGATACAGATTCACAACTAATAGAAAACATCGCCTGGAAGCAACCAGAAGACAATGTCTACGAACTGGATTTAAGCCTTAAAGCTGGTAGACAATGGGGCTACTATGCAGACTATGATGACAACAATCTCAACTTGCATATCAAATACCCGCCAGCGTTAACACCGCTAGCCCAGGGCAATAGCGGACCGAGACTAGCAGGACTCAAAGTTTGCATCGATCCCGGTCACGGTGGCACCGAGAGTGGTGCACTTGGTCCCTCTGGTATAACCGAGGCCGAAATCAACCTGGCTATCGCGCTAAAGCTAAAGACATTACTGGAAGCGGAAGGCGTCAATGTTTGCATGACACGCACTGAAGATACCGATGTCTCACTGCAAGACCGGGTAGATTTTGCCAGAGACCATAAAGTAGATTTGCTCATATCAGTCCACAACAATGCCCTGCCTGATGGTCGAGATCCGCTCAAAGAACACGGTACCAGCACCTATCGCTATCAGCCCCAGTCAGTAGAGCTGGCTCGTACCTTAAAAAACAGTATGGTTAAGGAGCTCGGCTTACCAGATCTCGGCGCCCGTTACCAAAACCTCGCTCTTTGCCGCCCCACCGCGATGCAAGCAGTGCTCCTGGAAGTAGCTTTTGTGGTCAATCCTGACGAATACTCACATCTCATTAACAACGAATGGCAGGCAAAAGCAGCAAAATCAATGCTAAATGGTATGCTCTCTTACTTTGGTCGGCAGTGA
- a CDS encoding DUF547 domain-containing protein: MAKRPNNLVLVTPFVMVIIGVIAVSYSTVIHFFDHIQAMMTVVKHPTKADFSAYTRLLQKHVKPVEIKNLLDYKAIKKDPDLDAAIKELAVTSPDKLDELDRALYWINAYNLLAIKCIADRFPVESGKQTSSDLHKRLFVVGGKNICVGDILSTKIHPAIKGDEFTPCDERLVYLTCRGTMGEPNVLNHAITRETLAEDIATNMKSFIENRLTTYITRDGKTFYISPWFEWHRRVFGLKHREMHAYVLSLMRPEERRENGLYCLRSTFPKFDWRINDIKCSNQVLPPNTDTTEYQNEND; this comes from the coding sequence ATGGCCAAAAGACCAAACAACCTGGTACTTGTCACTCCCTTTGTAATGGTAATAATCGGTGTGATTGCCGTGAGCTACAGCACAGTAATCCACTTTTTTGACCATATTCAAGCGATGATGACTGTGGTCAAGCACCCGACTAAGGCCGACTTTAGTGCCTACACTCGGCTCTTGCAAAAGCATGTAAAACCCGTAGAAATCAAAAATCTGCTCGACTATAAAGCAATCAAGAAAGACCCAGATTTGGATGCCGCCATCAAAGAGCTAGCAGTGACCAGTCCAGATAAGCTCGATGAGTTGGACCGCGCACTTTACTGGATCAATGCTTACAATTTGCTCGCCATCAAATGTATCGCCGACCGCTTTCCCGTTGAGTCTGGCAAACAAACCAGTTCGGATTTGCACAAAAGACTCTTTGTAGTGGGTGGCAAAAACATCTGTGTAGGCGACATATTGAGCACAAAAATACATCCAGCCATTAAGGGCGATGAATTTACCCCCTGTGACGAAAGACTTGTCTATCTCACCTGCCGCGGCACAATGGGTGAGCCCAACGTGCTCAATCATGCCATCACACGCGAGACTCTGGCCGAAGATATCGCTACCAATATGAAGAGCTTTATCGAAAACCGCCTTACTACTTATATCACCCGCGATGGCAAAACCTTTTATATCTCACCGTGGTTTGAATGGCACCGCCGTGTCTTTGGTCTCAAGCATAGAGAAATGCATGCCTATGTACTGTCTTTGATGAGGCCGGAAGAACGTCGTGAAAACGGACTTTACTGCTTGCGCAGCACCTTTCCTAAATTTGATTGGAGAATCAATGACATCAAGTGTAGCAATCAGGTCCTGCCGCCCAACACAGACACCACAGAATATCAAAACGAAAACGACTAA
- a CDS encoding hydrolase, giving the protein MSRHNNLLDAQKACLVVIDVQERFAPHIDQFAQLVKNICVLAQSAKILNLPVIITEQYVKGLGPTVAEIVEACGQTRTFEKNCFPVTGASGFDAYLKSLDRSQVIVCGIETHVCVNQSVHELLAQGYQVHVVSDAVGSRNPANKASALAKMHASGALLTVVEMALFEMLKEAGTADFKAVQALVK; this is encoded by the coding sequence GTGAGCAGGCACAATAATCTTCTTGATGCACAGAAGGCCTGTCTTGTGGTCATCGACGTGCAGGAGCGTTTTGCTCCTCATATCGATCAGTTTGCACAACTGGTCAAAAATATCTGTGTGCTGGCCCAATCAGCCAAAATTCTCAATTTGCCTGTGATTATCACAGAGCAATATGTCAAAGGTCTCGGTCCGACAGTGGCTGAAATCGTGGAAGCTTGCGGGCAGACCAGGACTTTTGAAAAAAACTGCTTCCCGGTCACTGGAGCATCTGGTTTTGACGCCTATTTGAAGTCTCTAGACCGCTCCCAGGTTATTGTTTGCGGTATTGAGACCCATGTTTGTGTCAATCAGTCTGTCCATGAGCTTTTGGCCCAGGGCTATCAGGTCCATGTGGTCTCAGACGCTGTGGGTAGCCGCAATCCAGCCAACAAAGCAAGCGCTCTGGCCAAAATGCATGCCAGCGGGGCGCTTTTAACTGTGGTGGAAATGGCATTATTTGAAATGTTAAAGGAAGCCGGCACTGCTGACTTCAAAGCTGTACAAGCCCTGGTGAAATAG
- a CDS encoding type III pantothenate kinase, with the protein MKDKIAAIDIGNSSICLALFAGDELLSTYTTPTQNPEEAAKCLQTLDKENNLSCIAVASVVPEARDAVTAAFDHERVYNVNPKNQSLIKNIYETLGADRLANCIAARRIYTKTAPAAAILDFGTATTLTAVSADGTFLGGLITLGLMRTLSSLSTSTAQLPKTRISRDLLEAAVLGPAFDTESAILNGTLLAHLGLVHNWLLTVKKELPEGTVTIVTGGLSSILGPLISRDYDVIVDQMLTLKGIKLAAEEAVVPADRD; encoded by the coding sequence TTGAAAGATAAGATAGCGGCTATTGATATAGGCAATTCCAGCATCTGCCTGGCACTATTTGCCGGCGACGAGCTTTTGAGCACCTATACAACGCCCACTCAAAATCCCGAAGAAGCAGCAAAATGTCTGCAGACGCTCGACAAAGAAAATAATTTGTCCTGCATTGCGGTAGCATCGGTAGTACCAGAAGCAAGAGACGCTGTCACCGCCGCTTTTGACCATGAGCGGGTTTACAACGTTAATCCTAAAAACCAGAGTTTGATCAAAAACATCTACGAAACCCTGGGCGCAGATCGACTGGCCAACTGTATTGCCGCCCGAAGAATCTATACCAAAACAGCACCAGCAGCCGCTATCCTTGATTTTGGCACAGCCACTACTCTCACGGCTGTATCTGCCGATGGCACATTTTTAGGGGGTCTGATAACTCTCGGCTTGATGCGCACACTCAGCTCTCTCAGCACATCCACAGCCCAGCTCCCCAAAACGCGCATATCCAGGGATTTACTGGAAGCAGCAGTGCTCGGACCAGCCTTTGACACCGAAAGCGCCATATTAAACGGCACTCTACTGGCGCACCTGGGACTGGTACATAACTGGCTTTTAACGGTCAAAAAGGAGCTACCCGAAGGCACTGTAACAATAGTCACAGGTGGGCTCTCATCGATACTCGGGCCACTAATAAGCCGCGACTACGATGTCATTGTTGATCAGATGTTGACCCTTAAGGGAATTAAACTTGCTGCCGAGGAGGCAGTGGTCCCAGCGGATCGAGATTAA